Proteins found in one Arthrobacter pascens genomic segment:
- the hpf gene encoding ribosome hibernation-promoting factor, HPF/YfiA family, which translates to MEFMISGRNLTVSDRFREYAGEKISKIESLGDKVQRVDAKVSKETNARQTGDQLTVEVTVLGRGPVIRAEASAADKFAAFDLAYNKLLERLRRAKDRKKVHHGRHTPKAVREATAALEPASAHEPIYAEASHRNEPVAAPAEKSPYDLENDIPAGDSPVLIRRKVFPAASLSLDDAVDNMELVGHDFYLFVDKATNTPSVVYRRRGWTYGVITLDHECEPGDTVVEEKIIAYRSDDEAARI; encoded by the coding sequence ATGGAGTTTATGATCAGCGGACGAAATCTGACGGTCTCAGACCGCTTCCGCGAATATGCCGGTGAGAAGATCTCGAAGATCGAATCACTTGGCGACAAGGTCCAGCGGGTGGACGCGAAGGTGTCCAAGGAAACGAACGCCCGGCAGACCGGCGACCAGCTCACCGTCGAAGTGACTGTCCTGGGCCGTGGACCCGTGATTCGTGCCGAAGCCAGCGCCGCAGACAAATTCGCTGCCTTTGATCTCGCCTACAACAAGCTGCTTGAGCGGCTTCGCCGTGCGAAGGACCGCAAGAAGGTCCACCACGGCCGCCACACTCCCAAGGCAGTCCGCGAAGCCACAGCGGCCCTGGAACCCGCCAGTGCCCATGAACCTATATATGCCGAAGCGAGCCACCGGAACGAGCCCGTGGCCGCGCCTGCCGAGAAGTCGCCCTACGATCTTGAGAATGACATTCCGGCAGGGGATTCGCCGGTGCTGATCCGGCGCAAGGTCTTTCCCGCCGCGTCCCTCTCGCTAGACGATGCCGTGGACAACATGGAGCTGGTGGGCCACGACTTCTACCTCTTTGTCGACAAAGCCACCAATACGCCGTCCGTTGTGTACCGCCGCCGCGGCTGGACTTATGGGGTTATCACCCTGGACCACGAATGCGAACCCGGGGATACCGTGGTTGAAGAGAAGATTATTGCTTACCGCTCCGACGATGAGGCTGCCAGGATCTAG
- a CDS encoding winged helix-turn-helix domain-containing protein, with product MSATLSLDQARRIALAAQGLDKGRPAGPVTLRTVGRTFARLQLVQIDSVNVLSRSHYLPFFSRLGNYDRSILQRMSATHPRRMMEYWAHEASYIRPEFFLDLVQWQKRKWVGASAMEPELRKDVAGKILEALDAGRAMTAAELTVKIGHVEDRRDDNWGWNWNAVKRVLEDLFQDGLISAASRSEQFERRYALTARVLPDQLSLGGDRRNPVEAMHRLIDAAAQAHGIGTVRCFADYFRTPLKAAVASVDHLVSAGRLEPVTVAGWDRKVFLHAEARTPRRAAGRALLSPFDSLVFERRRLEELFGFHYRIEIYTPEHKRRFGYYVLPFLLRDRIVARVDLKADRAAGLLLAKSAYAEQDAPLDTAVELADELELMAQWLGLEDVVVSPVGNLADSLALALRRGGGPISSQGTQSTWSVSLP from the coding sequence GTGTCAGCGACGCTGAGCCTGGACCAGGCCCGGCGGATCGCTTTGGCAGCTCAAGGACTGGACAAAGGACGGCCCGCCGGCCCCGTGACTTTACGGACGGTGGGCCGTACTTTTGCCCGGCTCCAGCTGGTCCAGATCGATTCCGTCAATGTGCTGTCCCGGAGCCACTATCTTCCGTTCTTCTCGCGCCTCGGGAACTACGACCGCAGCATCCTGCAGCGTATGTCCGCCACGCACCCGCGGCGCATGATGGAGTATTGGGCACACGAAGCCAGCTACATCCGTCCGGAGTTCTTCCTGGACCTGGTGCAGTGGCAGAAGCGCAAGTGGGTGGGTGCGTCTGCCATGGAGCCGGAGCTGCGAAAAGACGTGGCCGGCAAGATCCTCGAAGCCCTCGACGCGGGACGGGCCATGACGGCGGCCGAACTCACTGTGAAAATCGGGCATGTGGAAGACCGGCGGGACGACAACTGGGGATGGAACTGGAACGCGGTTAAAAGGGTTCTTGAAGACCTGTTCCAGGATGGCCTGATCTCGGCAGCGTCGAGATCAGAGCAGTTCGAACGCAGGTATGCCCTGACCGCGCGCGTCTTGCCTGATCAGCTTTCGCTGGGCGGGGACCGGCGGAACCCTGTTGAGGCCATGCATCGGCTCATCGACGCGGCAGCACAGGCCCATGGCATCGGAACCGTGCGGTGCTTTGCAGACTACTTCCGCACTCCGCTCAAGGCTGCGGTCGCCTCGGTGGACCATCTCGTGAGCGCAGGGAGGCTCGAGCCGGTTACTGTCGCAGGCTGGGACCGGAAGGTGTTCCTTCATGCCGAAGCCAGGACGCCGCGGCGGGCTGCAGGGCGGGCGCTGCTGAGTCCCTTTGACTCACTGGTCTTTGAGCGGCGCAGGCTTGAGGAGCTGTTTGGCTTTCACTACCGCATTGAGATTTACACGCCCGAACACAAAAGACGCTTCGGATACTACGTTCTGCCGTTCCTTCTGCGGGACAGAATAGTGGCCCGGGTGGACCTGAAGGCGGACCGGGCGGCGGGACTGCTGCTCGCCAAGTCGGCCTACGCCGAGCAGGACGCACCGCTGGACACCGCCGTCGAACTTGCAGACGAGCTGGAGCTGATGGCTCAGTGGCTGGGGCTGGAGGACGTCGTGGTCAGCCCGGTCGGGAACCTTGCAGACTCCCTTGCCTTGGCGCTGCGCCGCGGTGGAGGACCTATCAGCTCTCAGGGAACACAGTCCACGTGGTCCGTGTCTCTCCCGTAG
- the secA gene encoding preprotein translocase subunit SecA gives MASLIEKLLRTGDKKTLRQLRNYAEAINALEDSFITFTDAELREETDRLRTRHQDGEKLDDLLPEAFAAVREASSRTLGMRHFDVQLMGGAALHLGNIAEMKTGEGKTLVATAPAYLNALAGNGVHVITVNDYLAEYQSDLMGRVYRFLGLTSGCILSNQDPAVRREQYAADITYGTNNEFGFDYLRDNMAWDKSELVQRGHKFAIVDEVDSILIDEARTPLIISGPAQGDTNRWYSEFAKVVLRLQPEQDYEVDEKKRTVGVLESGIEKVEDYLGIQNLYESANTPLIGFLNNAIKAKELFKRDKDYVILDGEVLIVDEHTGRILAGRRYNEGMHQAIEAKEGVEIKAENQTLATVTLQNYFRMYDKLAGMTGTAETEAAEFMGTYKLGVVAIPTNRDMIRIDQSDLVYKNETVKFDAVVQDIAERHEKGQPILVGTTSVEKSEYLSRLLAKEGIRHEVLNAKNHAREAAIVAQAGRKGAVTVATNMAGRGTDIMLGGNAEFTAVAELAKRGLDPEENSEEYEAAWPAALEAANQSVKDEHEEVLNLGGLYVLGTERHESRRIDNQLRGRSGRQGDPGESRFYLSLTDDLMRLFNSGAAERLMNSSVPDDVALESKLVSRAIASAQGQVEGRNAEQRKNVLKYDDVLNRQREAIYGDRRRILEGDDLHEKVQFFVEDTVTAMIDAATAEGNGDDWDFNQLWTNLKTLYPVSVTPEDIIEEAGGKSRLTVELLKEELLSDARLVYQEREATIGSESMRELERRVVLSVIGRKWQEHLYEMDYLKEGIGLRAMAQRDPLVEYQREGFTMFQSMMEAIREESVGFLFNLEVEVTPAQDVVVADAAGGHTEHVEPQIRAAGLEAPEKPAQLQYTAPGEDGGTQTRVESRSSSSRSGNPAKAAAQDAPKRTSKKKRR, from the coding sequence GTGGCATCACTTATCGAAAAACTTCTCCGCACGGGTGACAAAAAAACCCTGCGGCAACTGCGTAACTACGCCGAAGCCATCAATGCCCTCGAAGACTCGTTTATAACGTTCACAGACGCCGAACTCCGTGAAGAAACCGACCGCCTCCGGACGCGCCACCAGGACGGCGAGAAGCTGGACGATCTCCTGCCGGAAGCCTTTGCCGCTGTCCGGGAGGCCTCGTCGAGGACTCTTGGCATGCGTCACTTCGACGTCCAGCTGATGGGTGGCGCTGCCCTTCACCTGGGAAACATCGCCGAGATGAAGACAGGGGAAGGCAAGACCCTCGTGGCCACCGCCCCTGCCTACCTCAATGCCCTCGCCGGAAACGGTGTCCACGTGATCACCGTGAACGACTACCTGGCTGAATACCAGTCCGACCTCATGGGCCGCGTCTACCGCTTCCTTGGCCTGACCAGCGGCTGCATCCTCTCCAACCAGGACCCCGCGGTTCGGCGCGAGCAATATGCTGCCGACATCACCTACGGCACCAACAACGAATTCGGCTTCGACTACCTCCGCGACAACATGGCCTGGGACAAGTCTGAGCTCGTTCAGCGGGGCCACAAATTTGCGATCGTTGACGAAGTCGACTCCATCCTCATCGACGAAGCCCGCACCCCGCTGATCATTTCCGGCCCCGCCCAGGGCGATACCAACCGCTGGTACAGCGAATTCGCCAAGGTGGTGCTGCGACTGCAGCCTGAACAGGACTACGAAGTCGACGAAAAGAAGCGCACCGTGGGCGTTCTTGAAAGCGGCATTGAAAAAGTCGAGGACTATCTCGGTATCCAGAATCTCTACGAGTCCGCCAACACGCCGCTCATCGGTTTCCTTAACAACGCCATCAAGGCCAAGGAACTGTTCAAGCGGGACAAGGACTACGTCATCCTGGACGGCGAAGTCCTGATTGTGGACGAGCACACCGGCCGCATCCTCGCGGGGCGGCGCTACAACGAGGGCATGCACCAGGCAATCGAGGCCAAAGAAGGCGTCGAGATCAAGGCTGAAAACCAGACCTTGGCAACGGTGACGCTGCAGAACTACTTCCGTATGTATGACAAACTCGCCGGCATGACCGGTACGGCCGAGACTGAGGCCGCCGAGTTCATGGGCACCTACAAGCTCGGCGTGGTGGCCATTCCCACCAACCGCGACATGATTCGGATCGACCAGTCGGACCTCGTCTACAAGAACGAGACAGTGAAATTCGACGCTGTCGTCCAAGACATCGCAGAACGCCACGAAAAGGGCCAGCCCATCTTGGTCGGCACCACCAGCGTTGAGAAGAGCGAATACCTCTCCCGACTGCTCGCCAAGGAAGGCATCAGGCACGAGGTCCTGAACGCCAAGAATCATGCCCGTGAAGCCGCTATCGTCGCGCAGGCAGGCCGGAAGGGTGCCGTCACTGTTGCAACTAACATGGCAGGGCGCGGCACGGACATCATGCTCGGCGGAAACGCTGAGTTCACCGCGGTAGCTGAGCTCGCCAAGCGCGGACTGGACCCGGAGGAGAACTCCGAGGAATACGAAGCCGCATGGCCTGCCGCCCTGGAAGCTGCCAATCAGTCTGTCAAGGACGAGCATGAGGAAGTCCTCAACCTCGGCGGACTCTATGTCCTGGGTACCGAGCGGCATGAGTCCCGACGCATCGACAACCAGCTCCGCGGTCGTTCCGGACGCCAAGGGGATCCGGGCGAATCGCGCTTCTACCTGTCACTGACCGATGACCTGATGCGCCTCTTCAATTCGGGCGCCGCCGAGCGCCTGATGAACAGTTCTGTTCCTGATGACGTTGCGTTGGAGTCCAAGCTCGTCTCCCGTGCCATCGCCTCGGCCCAGGGCCAGGTTGAGGGCCGCAACGCCGAACAGCGCAAGAACGTCCTGAAATACGACGACGTGCTGAACCGCCAGCGGGAAGCCATCTACGGCGACCGGCGCCGGATTCTTGAAGGTGACGACCTGCACGAGAAAGTGCAGTTCTTCGTTGAAGACACGGTCACGGCAATGATTGACGCCGCCACGGCCGAGGGCAACGGCGACGACTGGGACTTCAACCAGTTGTGGACCAACCTGAAAACGCTGTATCCCGTGAGTGTCACGCCCGAGGACATCATCGAAGAGGCCGGCGGTAAGTCCAGGCTTACCGTGGAGCTCCTGAAGGAAGAACTGCTGTCAGACGCCCGCCTGGTGTACCAGGAGCGTGAAGCGACCATCGGCTCCGAAAGCATGCGTGAGCTGGAGCGCCGCGTGGTGCTGTCGGTCATCGGGCGTAAATGGCAGGAACACCTCTACGAGATGGACTACCTGAAGGAGGGCATCGGCCTGCGTGCCATGGCCCAGCGTGATCCGCTCGTTGAATACCAGCGCGAGGGCTTCACCATGTTCCAGAGCATGATGGAGGCTATCCGTGAGGAAAGTGTCGGCTTCCTGTTCAACCTTGAGGTGGAAGTCACTCCTGCACAGGATGTTGTGGTGGCAGACGCCGCCGGCGGGCACACCGAGCACGTTGAACCGCAGATCCGTGCGGCCGGTCTTGAAGCGCCGGAGAAGCCGGCGCAACTGCAGTACACCGCTCCGGGCGAAGACGGCGGAACCCAGACCCGGGTGGAAAGCCGCTCCTCCTCATCTCGTTCCGGCAACCCGGCAAAGGCGGCTGCCCAGGATGCCCCCAAACGCACCAGCAAGAAAAAGCGCCGCTGA
- a CDS encoding Rv3235 family protein has protein sequence MSAVTPIRSAAVNGTRTAASRQLPSGTDAALRPLRAADETAEVLAITRNTVQAAMEVLAGIRPVHQLARRLDPRCLAALQHRASLIRRELARSASPSLARLHKNSVVRSVRICEVAPGIYEASAVVVDDVRARAVAVRLERSKQVWRVTELAVG, from the coding sequence ATGAGTGCTGTAACACCGATCCGCTCCGCCGCAGTCAACGGCACCCGGACCGCGGCTTCCCGACAACTTCCAAGCGGGACGGATGCCGCCCTCCGCCCGTTGCGGGCGGCGGATGAGACTGCGGAAGTCCTCGCCATCACCCGGAACACGGTCCAGGCCGCGATGGAGGTCCTCGCCGGTATCCGGCCCGTCCACCAGCTTGCGCGCAGACTGGATCCGCGCTGCCTCGCAGCACTGCAGCACCGCGCATCGCTGATCCGGCGGGAACTTGCACGCTCAGCATCCCCGTCGCTGGCAAGGCTTCACAAGAACTCCGTAGTGCGCTCTGTCCGCATCTGCGAGGTGGCCCCCGGAATCTATGAGGCAAGCGCTGTGGTGGTCGACGACGTCCGGGCCCGGGCCGTGGCCGTCCGGCTCGAACGGAGCAAGCAGGTCTGGCGGGTGACAGAGCTCGCCGTGGGCTGA
- a CDS encoding LysM peptidoglycan-binding domain-containing protein yields the protein MAAETNRWVRADAAISASILLLGCFLSVTGAGLVERWTLSAAQQQSPDVDEILGALANAAGLAVVAWWILSMLLATSAAVLEKIGSKRAAAAASMFCPAFMRRLAMAALSVQLLSAPVANAAAPPAGPTWGPTQEAAVSAAWHPTGEETRQAPELQPAWRPHAPVTDPGLLAAQPTRAAQSVPQALGDVTVLAGDTLWDIAARELGPAATDVDVALHWPRWYQANKAAIGQNPDVLLPGQILKSPSAA from the coding sequence GTGGCCGCAGAGACAAACCGCTGGGTTCGCGCTGACGCTGCCATTTCGGCGTCCATTCTTCTTCTGGGTTGCTTTCTCTCTGTCACGGGTGCCGGTCTTGTGGAGCGGTGGACCTTGTCTGCAGCACAGCAGCAATCGCCCGACGTTGACGAAATCCTCGGCGCGCTGGCAAATGCGGCCGGGCTCGCCGTCGTGGCTTGGTGGATCCTGTCCATGCTTCTGGCGACTTCGGCGGCAGTCCTTGAAAAGATTGGCAGCAAACGGGCCGCCGCGGCCGCTAGCATGTTCTGCCCGGCCTTCATGCGGCGACTGGCCATGGCAGCACTGTCCGTTCAGCTCCTGTCTGCTCCCGTGGCCAACGCCGCGGCACCTCCCGCGGGTCCGACGTGGGGGCCTACACAGGAAGCCGCTGTCTCAGCAGCCTGGCATCCCACGGGCGAAGAAACGAGGCAAGCGCCTGAACTTCAACCCGCCTGGCGGCCCCATGCCCCGGTGACTGATCCCGGACTTCTCGCAGCCCAGCCGACCCGCGCTGCACAGAGCGTTCCCCAAGCACTAGGCGATGTGACGGTGCTTGCAGGCGACACGCTCTGGGACATCGCTGCCCGCGAGCTCGGACCTGCGGCAACGGACGTGGACGTGGCGCTGCATTGGCCCCGCTGGTACCAGGCCAACAAGGCAGCCATCGGCCAGAACCCCGATGTCCTGCTGCCCGGCCAGATTCTCAAATCACCGTCCGCCGCCTAG
- a CDS encoding helix-turn-helix domain-containing protein has translation MPRFLTLADVAEQLQINSPAAYALVRSGELKAIQVGGRGQWRVEEKMLEQYIEERYAEASRMIREAKSKSV, from the coding sequence ATGCCCCGATTTCTCACTCTCGCAGATGTTGCAGAGCAGCTACAGATCAACTCGCCCGCGGCGTACGCGCTGGTCCGCAGCGGGGAGCTCAAAGCCATCCAGGTTGGAGGCCGAGGCCAGTGGCGCGTGGAAGAGAAAATGCTCGAGCAGTACATCGAGGAACGCTACGCCGAGGCCAGCCGGATGATCCGGGAAGCCAAGTCGAAGTCCGTCTGA
- a CDS encoding AAA family ATPase codes for MSIPVVTVGQTQEDLVEGLERLHGPVTVVRRCAELTELLAACQSGLARAAVVADGCEELTASLVDRLGAVGVAIIALTDSPDEAARLRGIGVASALSGVESAALAGRIAEAVSQLTGFGPRTNSGSALADTAAALRQLPAASSDVPPASGSGKIIAVWGPAGSPGRTFLAANMAGEMAAEGKSVLLVDADSYGASIAAVLGLLDESAGLAQACRLADQGLLDTEALLRVATPVATRLGTFRVLTGIARADRWTELRAAALSLVLERAREIADVVVIDTGFCFEADEELSFDTMAPRRNAATLRSLELADTVYAVGSADPVGVPRLVRGLAELETAVPHVSPIVVMNKVRAAAVGRAPERQLREAWDRYGPSSGLKAFLPADNAAADAALLGGSLLLETAPDSRLRQAIADLVCAPVQQTSRSSVFSSTARRRLKG; via the coding sequence ATGAGCATTCCCGTGGTGACTGTCGGCCAGACCCAGGAAGACCTGGTGGAAGGCTTGGAGCGGCTGCACGGTCCAGTGACCGTGGTGCGGCGCTGCGCCGAGCTGACTGAATTGCTGGCAGCCTGCCAGAGCGGCCTGGCGCGGGCCGCCGTCGTTGCTGACGGCTGCGAGGAACTGACCGCCTCGCTCGTTGACAGGCTCGGGGCGGTCGGAGTTGCGATCATCGCCCTCACGGACAGTCCCGACGAGGCCGCGAGGCTGCGGGGGATAGGGGTGGCGTCGGCGCTGTCCGGAGTGGAATCCGCGGCCCTGGCCGGCAGGATTGCCGAGGCAGTTTCCCAGCTGACCGGTTTCGGACCGCGTACGAATTCCGGTAGTGCGCTGGCGGACACTGCTGCTGCGCTCAGGCAACTTCCGGCAGCATCGTCTGACGTCCCGCCAGCTTCCGGATCCGGCAAGATCATTGCCGTGTGGGGGCCGGCCGGATCTCCCGGACGGACCTTCCTTGCAGCCAATATGGCGGGGGAGATGGCGGCAGAGGGCAAGTCCGTCCTCCTGGTGGACGCCGACAGCTATGGGGCAAGCATCGCCGCTGTCCTGGGCCTGCTGGATGAATCTGCGGGCTTGGCCCAGGCCTGCAGGCTGGCGGATCAGGGGCTCCTGGATACCGAGGCGCTGCTCAGGGTGGCCACGCCCGTGGCTACCAGGCTTGGTACCTTCCGGGTACTGACAGGAATCGCCCGGGCCGACCGCTGGACCGAGCTCCGTGCGGCCGCGCTGTCCCTGGTGCTGGAGCGTGCCAGGGAAATTGCCGATGTTGTGGTGATCGATACCGGATTCTGCTTCGAAGCGGATGAAGAGCTCAGCTTCGACACCATGGCGCCGCGGCGGAACGCGGCCACCCTGCGCAGCCTGGAACTCGCGGACACCGTGTATGCCGTAGGTTCGGCCGACCCGGTGGGTGTGCCCCGGCTGGTCCGCGGCCTGGCGGAACTTGAAACAGCCGTCCCGCACGTGTCGCCGATTGTGGTGATGAATAAGGTCCGGGCTGCCGCTGTCGGCAGGGCTCCGGAGCGTCAGTTGCGCGAGGCCTGGGACAGATATGGTCCCTCATCCGGGCTCAAAGCCTTTCTGCCGGCGGACAATGCCGCTGCCGACGCCGCTCTGTTGGGGGGCTCGCTGCTGCTCGAGACGGCACCTGACTCGAGGCTTCGACAGGCGATAGCTGATTTGGTTTGTGCACCTGTCCAGCAAACTTCGAGATCCTCTGTGTTTTCTTCCACAGCAAGGCGTCGGCTAAAGGGTTAG